One region of Wyeomyia smithii strain HCP4-BCI-WySm-NY-G18 chromosome 3, ASM2978416v1, whole genome shotgun sequence genomic DNA includes:
- the LOC129727621 gene encoding uncharacterized protein LOC129727621, translated as MFAKVIFFAVLAIACVSAKPHLLAYSAAPYVAAPALAAYTAPAIAAAYTASPYAAYAGYPYAAAYSYPGLPLVI; from the exons ATGTTCGCCAAAGTG ATCTTCTTCGCCGTTCTGGCCATCGCCTGTGTTTCCGCCAAGCCACATTTGCTGGCCTACTCGGCGGCACCGTACGTAGCCGCCCCTGCGTTGGCCGCCTACACTGCACCAGCCATCGCCGCCGCTTACACTGCCAGTCCGTATGCTGCCTACGCCGGTTATCCGTACGCGGCCGCCTACTCGTACCCCGGACTGCCGCTCGTGATTTAG
- the LOC129727620 gene encoding uncharacterized protein LOC129727620 gives MYTRVMIFFTICCAILGMVSAGILPLAAPLAATGVIAPYATSYNAHTVNHNIAAPYVAATPFAAPVVARYAAAAPAVVPAGLAAYSAAGLAPYPVLF, from the exons ATGTACACCCGAGTAATG ATCTTCTTCACCATCTGCTGTGCCATCCTTGGAATGGTGTCCGCCGGAATTTTACCCCTGGCAGCACCGTTGGCCGCGACCGGAGTAATTGCACCGTACGCCACGTCCTACAATGCCCACACCGTAAATCACAACATTGCGGCCCCCTACGTGGCGGCCACGCCGTTCGCTGCTCCCGTAGTAGCCCGATATGCTGCCGCTGCTCCAGCCGTCGTTCCAGCCGGTTTGGCTGCGTACAGTGCCGCCGGTCTAGCGCCGTATCCGGTTCTGTTCTAA